In Akkermansia muciniphila, one DNA window encodes the following:
- a CDS encoding type II toxin-antitoxin system HicA family toxin, with translation MPRKRRELRQDLLKAGFKEFPGKGSHRVFKLGSLSWVLSGQLGDDADHYQEKAVKRMTEQAKKQRKGE, from the coding sequence ATGCCACGTAAGAGAAGAGAGTTAAGGCAAGACCTTCTGAAAGCGGGTTTCAAAGAATTCCCCGGTAAAGGCTCCCACCGGGTGTTCAAGCTGGGTTCCCTGTCATGGGTCCTTAGCGGACAACTGGGGGACGATGCCGACCACTACCAGGAAAAAGCCGTGAAACGCATGACAGAGCAAGCCAAAAAACAAAGGAAGGGTGAATAA
- a CDS encoding helix-turn-helix domain-containing protein produces the protein MMKTKAHYTRIIYWSDEDGKYLGKLPELTPYPCVSGQTVEEVNAELDQAEEALLDALGDDLPARGIRVVVPGSRRNWIAKNKVAKLRQSLDMGQKEFAALLGTSISTLKKWESGERTPSGAAAKLLEILERNPEAVLTR, from the coding sequence ATGATGAAAACAAAAGCACACTACACGAGAATCATTTACTGGTCCGACGAGGACGGGAAATATCTGGGGAAACTCCCGGAGCTTACCCCTTATCCCTGCGTAAGCGGTCAAACCGTGGAAGAAGTCAATGCCGAACTGGATCAGGCGGAAGAAGCTTTACTGGACGCTCTGGGGGATGATCTTCCCGCCAGGGGGATCCGGGTGGTTGTTCCGGGATCCCGGCGGAATTGGATTGCAAAAAACAAGGTTGCCAAACTGCGGCAATCCCTGGACATGGGCCAGAAAGAATTTGCCGCACTCCTGGGAACCTCCATATCCACCCTGAAAAAATGGGAAAGCGGGGAACGTACCCCATCAGGAGCGGCTGCTAAACTTCTGGAGATTCTGGAACGGAATCCGGAAGCCGTCTTAACCAGATAA
- a CDS encoding M15 family metallopeptidase yields MIIKEYQEFKPVQRALGLKADGMPGPKTLAAVALKLRCHEIWSAVQAAVNVTPDGIPGPATARGIAAALDIALPRSWPDQATVRAGLSIFGRAGDESNLVSLVPPYPLYYEGRPVKTIRVHQAIAQDVQAALAEVLAAYGLDRIRALRLDQYGGSYNDRSTAGGKSKSMHAWGIALDFDPERNSYSCKAPHAGLSRPECEEWWQIWEAHGAVSLGRERDYDWMHLQFARL; encoded by the coding sequence ATGATTATCAAAGAATATCAGGAATTCAAACCCGTTCAGCGCGCCCTGGGGCTGAAGGCGGATGGGATGCCGGGGCCTAAAACGCTGGCCGCTGTAGCTCTGAAATTGCGCTGTCATGAAATATGGTCCGCGGTCCAGGCCGCCGTGAACGTGACGCCTGACGGCATCCCCGGCCCTGCCACGGCCCGCGGCATTGCCGCCGCCCTGGATATTGCCCTGCCCCGGTCCTGGCCTGACCAGGCAACCGTCCGTGCCGGGCTTTCCATTTTTGGCCGTGCAGGAGATGAAAGCAACCTTGTTTCCCTTGTCCCCCCTTATCCTTTATATTATGAGGGAAGGCCCGTGAAAACGATCCGCGTGCATCAGGCGATTGCCCAGGACGTTCAGGCGGCCCTGGCGGAAGTCCTGGCCGCATATGGCCTGGACCGGATCCGCGCGCTCCGCCTGGACCAGTATGGCGGATCCTACAATGACCGCAGCACGGCGGGCGGCAAAAGCAAGAGCATGCACGCCTGGGGGATTGCCCTGGACTTTGACCCGGAACGGAACAGTTATTCCTGCAAAGCCCCCCATGCCGGGCTTTCCCGTCCGGAGTGTGAAGAGTGGTGGCAGATTTGGGAAGCCCATGGAGCCGTTTCCCTGGGCCGCGAACGGGATTATGACTGGATGCACCTTCAGTTTGCCCGGCTGTGA